Proteins from a genomic interval of Lycium ferocissimum isolate CSIRO_LF1 chromosome 2, AGI_CSIRO_Lferr_CH_V1, whole genome shotgun sequence:
- the LOC132046714 gene encoding serine hydroxymethyltransferase, mitochondrial, which produces MAMAIALRKLSSTVDKPIKRLHNGGSLYYMSSLPSEAVYDKEKSGVTWPKQLNAPLEVVDPEIADIIEHEKARQWKGLELIPSENFTSVSVMQAVGSVMTNKYSEGYPGARYYGGNEYIDMAETLCQKRALEAFRLDPAKWGVNVQPLSGSPANFHVYTALLKPHERIMALDLPHGGHLSHGYQTDTKKISAVSIFFETMPYRLNESTGYIDYDQLEKSATLFRPKLIVAGASAYARLYDYERIRKVCNKQKAILLADMAHISGLVAAGVIPSPFDYADVVTTTTHKSLRGPRGAMIFFRKGVKEVNKQGKEVLYDYEDKINQAVFPGLQGGPHNHTITGLAVALKQATTPEYRAYQEQVLSNCSKFAQALGEKGYELVSGGTDNHLVLVNLKTKGIDGSRVEKVLEAVHIAANKNTVPGDVSAMVPGGIRMGTPALTSRGFLEEDFVKVADFFDAAVKIAVKVKAESQGTKLKDFVATLESSAPIKSEIAKLRHDVEEYAKQFPTIGFEKETMKYKN; this is translated from the exons ATGGCTATGGCAATAGCTCTTCGTAAGCTGTCCTCTACTGTTGACAAGCCCATTAAGCGTCTCCACAATGGTGGCTCTCTCTATTACATG tCATCTTTGCCTAGTGAAGCTGTCTACGACAAGGAAAAATCTGGAGTCACC TGGCCAAAGCAACTGAATGCTCCACTAGAGGTTGTTGATCCTGAGATTGCTGATATTATTGAGCATGAGAAAGCGCGTCAATGGAAG GGGCTCGAACTCATTCCATCGGAAAATTTCACTTCCGTTTCGGTGATGCAAGCAGTTGGATCAGTTATGACTAACAAGTATAGTGAAGGATATCCTGGCGCCAGATACTATGGAGGAAATGA GTACATAGACATGGCAGAAACCTTATGCCAGAAACGTGCTTTGGAAGCATTCAGGTTGGATCCTGCAAAATGGGGAG TGAATGTGCAGCCTCTGTCAGGATCACCGGCTAATTTCCATGTTTACACTGCATTATTAAAACCTCATGAACGGATCATGGCTCTTGATCTTCCTCATGGTGGACATCTTTCTCATGGATATCAG ACTGATACAAAGAAGATATCTGCGGTCTCTATATTCTTTGAGACAATGCCATACAGACTGAATGAGAGCACTGGCTATATTGATTATGACCAG CTTGAGAAAAGTGCCACTCTCTTTAGGCCAAAATTAATTGTTGCTGGTGCTAGTGCCTATGCACGTCTTTATGACTATGAACGAATTCGTAAG GTATGCAACAAACAGAAAGCTATTTTGCTAGCAGATATGGCACACATTAGTGGATTGGTTGCAGCTGGAGTCATCCCATCACCATTTGATTATGCTGATGTTGTCACTACCACAACCCACAAGTCCCTTCGTGGGCCTCGTGGTGCTATGATTTTCTTCAGGAAGGGTGTTAAAGAGGTTAACAAGCAAGGCAAGGAG GTCTTGTACGACTATGAAGACAAAATTAATCAGGCAGTCTTTCCTGGACTTCAAGGTGGCCCCCACAATCACACCATTACTGGCTTGGCAGTTGCCTTGAAACAG GCAACGACTCCAGAATACAGAGCTTACCAAGAGCAAGTCCTCAGCAACTGCTCAAAATTTGCCCAG GCTTTAGGGGAGAAGGGCTATGAACTTGTCTCTGGAGGAACCGATAATCACTTGGTTTTGGTGAACCTGAAAACCAAG GGTATTGATGGTTCTAGGGTTGAAAAAGTCTTGGAAGCTGTACATATTGCAGCCAACAAGAACACTGTTCCTGGAGATGTATCTGCCATGGTCCCCGGTGGCATCAGAATGG GAACTCCTGCACTCACTTCTCGGGGATTTCTTGAGGAAGATTTTGTGAAAGTTGCTGATTTCTTTGATGCTGCTGTGAAGATAGCAGTGAAAGTAAAGGCTGAATCTCAAG GGACAAAGTTGAAAGACTTTGTAGCAACGCTAGAATCCAGTGCTCCAATCAAGTCTGAAATTGCAAAACTCCGCCATGATGTAGAGGAGTATGCTAAGCAGTTCCCTACAATTGGGTTCGAGAAAGAAACGATGAAGTACAAAAACTAA